A genomic region of uncultured Paludibaculum sp. contains the following coding sequences:
- a CDS encoding sigma-70 family RNA polymerase sigma factor gives MTTTMQNPTLTSEQDLILRAQNGDRSAFDQLTTEYWPRMLRTALRVVRSPEDAEDATQQAFVAAYTKLDRFRGESSFATWLTRITLNESLTLLRRRKRDFRPVEDLADPNGETIRPELPDTTENPEQRFLRDETSNLLQMSLGAVKPAYRKAMKLRLSEDLSVEEIAGRLKIPVNTIKVHLYRGRQAMKSFLEQKMTLPQAA, from the coding sequence ATGACAACAACGATGCAGAACCCAACGCTGACCAGCGAACAGGACCTCATCCTCCGCGCGCAAAACGGCGACCGCTCGGCCTTCGACCAGTTGACCACCGAGTACTGGCCCCGCATGTTGCGCACCGCTCTACGTGTTGTGCGCTCGCCCGAAGATGCGGAAGATGCCACCCAGCAGGCCTTCGTCGCCGCTTATACAAAACTCGACCGTTTCCGCGGCGAATCCTCATTCGCCACTTGGCTCACCCGCATTACGCTGAATGAGTCGCTCACACTTCTTCGACGCCGGAAGCGCGATTTCCGGCCGGTGGAGGACTTGGCCGACCCCAACGGCGAGACGATCCGCCCCGAACTGCCCGACACAACCGAAAACCCGGAACAACGCTTTCTGCGCGACGAAACGTCCAACCTGCTGCAGATGAGCCTCGGCGCCGTCAAACCCGCCTACCGCAAAGCGATGAAACTACGGCTCAGCGAGGACCTCAGTGTCGAGGAGATCGCCGGCCGGCTCAAAATTCCGGTCAACACCATCAAAGTCCACCTCTATCGCGGCCGCCAGGCCATGAAGAGCTTTCTCGAACAGAAGATGACCCTTCCGCAGGCAGCCTGA
- a CDS encoding HXXEE domain-containing protein, with product MSQAVRRHAIAWVALTLVLALHVLDEATHDFLGFYNPFVMMLRDVLLVQWLPTFEFGEWLAGLIAAVVLLLIASRAAFGGSRWIQWVSIPYALLMVLNGCAHIAGSLYWQRMVPGVLSAPLLVIAGVWLLVRAAAALRS from the coding sequence ATGTCCCAAGCGGTACGGCGGCATGCAATAGCTTGGGTGGCTCTCACGCTGGTGCTGGCACTGCATGTGCTGGATGAGGCCACTCACGACTTTCTCGGTTTCTACAATCCCTTCGTGATGATGCTGCGCGATGTGCTGCTCGTCCAGTGGCTGCCGACTTTCGAGTTTGGCGAGTGGCTGGCCGGGCTGATTGCGGCTGTCGTGCTGCTGCTGATTGCGTCGCGCGCGGCGTTCGGCGGGTCGCGATGGATCCAGTGGGTGTCCATCCCCTACGCGCTGTTGATGGTTCTGAATGGATGCGCGCACATTGCCGGATCGCTCTACTGGCAGCGGATGGTGCCCGGGGTGCTTTCGGCACCTTTGCTGGTGATCGCGGGCGTATGGCTGCTGGTCAGGGCTGCCGCAGCGTTACGATCGTAG
- a CDS encoding tetratricopeptide repeat protein — translation MQRDSVESALSKIDRSKPFRQSERMRRFLRFVVERALDGDAEALKEYTVGMEVFDRPADFDPRIDSIVRVEARRLRRKLNEYYEREGQDDFVRITLQEGSYAPTIVSGQPLELPPPAAPDPDAPHIISGDAYQLLLEGRHFANRMTPAHLRRSIECYQRAIHLDPHFAAAYAAVAGSILQLSFFGNISPSVVMTDAGQVIYKALTLMPELDAAHLWRGFLNAALQWNWDEAEVDYQRALELNPSLVQARLYYATTVMNPQGRFAEARAHLGAAALLDPASSMLSAATGMTEYFSGDFEAAMDHYRRAIELNPGFHGVRRLLAYALLASGQGEEALRALELAEPVVEGDARLLAAQGYVLGRLGKYEQASMILETLETLSVESYVSAYDRALVHLGLGQYDVACRLLVEASGEHEPWLIMLNVDPIFEPLRGLAAFQELVRRVLPPER, via the coding sequence ATGCAAAGAGATAGCGTCGAATCCGCACTGTCGAAGATCGATCGGTCGAAGCCGTTCCGGCAGTCGGAACGGATGCGCCGGTTCCTGCGCTTTGTCGTGGAACGCGCCCTGGATGGCGATGCGGAAGCGCTGAAAGAATACACCGTCGGCATGGAAGTATTCGACCGGCCCGCCGACTTCGACCCTCGTATCGACTCAATCGTCCGTGTCGAGGCCCGCCGCCTGCGCCGGAAGCTCAATGAGTATTACGAGAGAGAGGGGCAGGACGACTTTGTCCGCATCACTTTGCAGGAGGGGAGCTACGCGCCCACGATCGTGAGTGGGCAGCCGCTGGAGTTGCCCCCGCCGGCCGCGCCAGACCCCGACGCGCCGCACATCATATCCGGCGATGCGTACCAGTTGCTGCTGGAGGGCCGGCACTTTGCTAACCGCATGACTCCGGCGCATTTGCGGCGCAGCATTGAGTGCTACCAACGGGCGATCCACCTGGATCCGCACTTTGCGGCGGCGTACGCGGCCGTGGCCGGCTCCATTCTGCAACTGTCGTTCTTCGGCAACATTTCGCCCTCGGTCGTGATGACGGACGCCGGCCAGGTGATCTACAAGGCACTGACGCTGATGCCCGAACTGGACGCCGCTCATCTGTGGCGCGGGTTCCTGAACGCGGCGCTGCAGTGGAACTGGGACGAAGCGGAAGTGGATTATCAACGCGCCCTGGAGCTGAATCCCAGTCTGGTGCAGGCTCGGCTCTACTACGCGACCACGGTGATGAATCCACAGGGACGATTCGCCGAGGCCCGGGCGCATCTGGGGGCGGCGGCACTGCTCGACCCGGCTTCCAGCATGCTAAGCGCGGCCACGGGCATGACCGAGTACTTCTCCGGCGACTTTGAGGCGGCGATGGACCACTACCGGCGCGCGATCGAATTGAACCCCGGATTTCACGGGGTGCGCCGGTTGCTGGCCTATGCGTTGCTTGCCTCGGGCCAAGGGGAAGAGGCGTTGCGGGCGCTGGAGTTGGCCGAGCCGGTGGTGGAGGGCGATGCCCGACTACTGGCAGCGCAGGGCTATGTTCTGGGCCGGCTGGGGAAGTACGAGCAGGCTTCGATGATCCTGGAGACGCTGGAGACGCTCTCGGTGGAGTCCTATGTGTCCGCGTACGACCGGGCACTCGTGCATCTCGGTCTCGGGCAGTATGACGTCGCCTGCCGGTTGCTGGTGGAGGCCTCGGGCGAACATGAGCCGTGGCTGATCATGCTGAACGTCGATCCCATCTTTGAACCACTGCGCGGCCTGGCCGCGTTCCAGGAACTGGTGCGGCGGGTTCTGCCCCCGGAGCGCTGA
- a CDS encoding Smr/MutS family protein, whose translation MNSESEPFEVPITDVFDLHPFAPRDVKAAVEAYLEEAYARGFTALRIIHGRGIGVQREIVRKTLERTPYVLEFRDAPEGAGGWGATIVTLRQP comes from the coding sequence ATGAATTCCGAAAGTGAGCCCTTCGAGGTCCCCATCACGGATGTCTTCGACCTTCATCCCTTCGCGCCACGCGACGTGAAGGCCGCTGTCGAGGCCTATCTGGAAGAGGCGTACGCGCGCGGCTTCACGGCCCTCCGCATCATCCACGGCCGGGGCATCGGCGTTCAGCGCGAGATCGTCCGCAAAACCCTGGAACGGACACCCTACGTCCTGGAGTTCCGCGATGCGCCGGAAGGTGCGGGCGGCTGGGGCGCTACGATCGTAACGCTGCGGCAGCCCTGA
- a CDS encoding prolyl oligopeptidase family serine peptidase — translation MRTLCLLMLLGASAAAQAPASVEDMVAGMTGYLQRLTAESPAGRRPTSEKLRRMIGVVDARVPFDDLDPRPLGETAVYRVFSARWPVLDGVTAEGLYYQPKNAPRQRVVVLSDNLRRARELAAAGCEVLAPVLIDTKSTYSGNPALGRQTEQPHREWIYRMAFPVGRHIYGYEVQKALAAVDWFAGRQPAAPIAIYGDGEGGAEAVFAAVLDPRIQQVETHDFSLESPPLWQQPLYRNVFGLLRDFGDAEFAALLGRRFVTLPKAAPLQDAVEPEIHMREQVHELVDYTQRLVALSEYTRAKLWKELGSKGVEERFLTDVIGRLPGPVSTPNVRRTLFQEGDRWRAYAVQFDVRPGVFGSGYLLVPKDLKAGEKRPLVVVQHGLNGRADVYFNEKEGRGLEVYRNFGAQLADLGFIVYSAQNPTVGEFRHLARLANPLGLSLYSLIRAQYQSLVDWLVTLPEVDAGRMGFYGLSYGGKTALRVPVFDERFRVVVCGGDFNEWIRKLTTVDEPYSYMFTKEYEILEWDMAHVASHAELAMMMAPRAFMVERGHGDGVGKDEWVAYEYAKVRRFYDEAGVGERTRIAYFNGPHRVDGPAAIEFLRKFLGW, via the coding sequence ATGAGAACCTTATGTTTGTTGATGCTGCTCGGCGCCTCGGCCGCGGCGCAGGCCCCCGCGTCCGTCGAGGACATGGTGGCCGGGATGACGGGCTATCTCCAACGGTTGACCGCTGAATCGCCAGCCGGCCGGAGGCCCACCTCTGAGAAGCTACGGCGGATGATCGGGGTGGTGGATGCGCGGGTCCCCTTTGACGACCTGGACCCGCGGCCGCTTGGAGAGACGGCGGTCTACCGGGTGTTCTCGGCTCGCTGGCCGGTGCTGGATGGAGTGACGGCGGAAGGCCTGTATTACCAGCCCAAGAACGCTCCGCGACAGCGCGTAGTCGTGCTTTCGGACAATCTTCGCAGGGCTCGCGAGCTGGCCGCGGCTGGCTGCGAGGTTCTGGCTCCAGTTCTGATCGACACGAAATCGACCTATAGCGGCAATCCCGCGCTGGGCCGACAGACGGAGCAGCCTCATCGGGAGTGGATCTACCGCATGGCCTTCCCGGTGGGCCGGCACATCTACGGATACGAAGTACAAAAGGCTCTGGCGGCGGTGGACTGGTTCGCGGGGCGGCAGCCGGCGGCGCCGATTGCAATCTATGGTGACGGGGAGGGCGGAGCCGAAGCGGTGTTCGCAGCGGTTCTGGACCCGCGCATTCAGCAGGTGGAAACTCACGATTTCTCACTGGAATCGCCGCCACTGTGGCAGCAGCCGCTCTATCGCAATGTCTTCGGGCTGCTGCGGGACTTCGGCGATGCGGAGTTCGCGGCGCTGCTGGGGCGGCGCTTCGTCACACTGCCCAAAGCGGCACCGTTGCAGGACGCGGTGGAGCCGGAAATCCATATGCGCGAGCAGGTGCACGAACTGGTGGACTACACGCAGCGGCTGGTTGCGCTCTCCGAGTACACACGCGCGAAATTATGGAAGGAGCTCGGGTCGAAAGGCGTCGAAGAGAGGTTCCTGACCGACGTGATCGGCCGGCTGCCCGGTCCGGTGAGCACCCCGAATGTCCGCCGTACGCTCTTTCAAGAGGGTGATCGATGGCGGGCGTACGCGGTTCAGTTCGATGTGCGGCCCGGCGTCTTCGGGTCGGGCTACCTGCTGGTTCCGAAGGATCTCAAAGCAGGGGAGAAGCGGCCTCTGGTGGTCGTGCAGCATGGTTTGAATGGCCGGGCTGACGTCTACTTCAACGAAAAGGAAGGCCGGGGGCTGGAGGTGTATCGTAACTTTGGGGCGCAGCTGGCGGACCTCGGTTTCATCGTGTACTCCGCACAGAATCCCACCGTCGGGGAGTTCCGGCATCTGGCGCGGCTGGCCAATCCGTTGGGCCTGTCGCTGTATTCGCTGATCCGGGCCCAGTATCAGTCGCTGGTCGACTGGCTGGTGACTCTGCCCGAGGTGGATGCGGGCCGCATGGGGTTCTACGGGCTGAGCTACGGCGGCAAGACCGCGTTGCGGGTGCCCGTATTCGATGAGCGGTTTCGAGTGGTCGTCTGCGGCGGCGATTTTAACGAGTGGATCCGCAAGCTCACGACGGTAGACGAGCCGTACAGCTACATGTTCACCAAGGAATACGAGATTCTCGAATGGGACATGGCGCATGTGGCGAGCCACGCGGAACTGGCAATGATGATGGCTCCGCGGGCGTTTATGGTGGAACGCGGGCACGGTGACGGAGTGGGCAAGGACGAGTGGGTGGCGTATGAGTACGCCAAGGTGCGGCGGTTCTATGACGAGGCCGGCGTCGGCGAGCGTACCCGCATCGCGTACTTCAACGGTCCGCACCGCGTGGATGGCCCGGCGGCTATCGAGTTTCTGCGGAAGTTCCTCGGCTGGTAA